Part of the Legionella cardiaca genome, AGCTGTTGCGTCAATACTAGTTAGCTCATCACCATGAAAATATTTTTTTTCGCCAAGAGTAACAGCAAGTGCATCCAAAGTTTTATACCCCATTTGTTTGACCTCATCCAAATTATGACGTCCTATGCCTTGCAAATAGAGTGCTTTTTTTGTCGCTTTACGGACAGCATTAGGAACGAATAATTTTGCAAACTTAGGTAATTTAGTAAAAAATGGTTCTCGCAAATGCGACCAGCCAAACTCATCTTGCCAGCGCAAATAAAGCATAATCCAATACAAGCGCTCTGCAAAAGTATTGTCTAATAATATTGTTAAAGCTTTTTCTTCTTTCGTTAAATTCCTATCCAGAGGATCACCAAATTTGCTAACAAGATAATCAATAATAAATTCACTGTCTGGGATTACTTTGTCATCAATCTTAATAAATGGCAACTTCCCTTTTGGTGCTTTTTTAGGGTTCATAACAAATCTAATTTCATAAGGGATTTCCGCCATACGCAAATAGGTTTCTATTTTTAAGCAAAAAGGACTCGCATTCGGTAATCCCCAAACACCAGGAAATTGGTACAATATAATCATCGTTACTATCTCTTTTATCTATTATTTTTGGGGCGAGATTATACTCAGGTACTCTTTTCTTCGAAAGTAATAAGATATAAATAGGCAGGAATTAACTATGAATAAATGCCCTTGTGGTTCATCCAGCGATTATGCAACCTGCTGTGGTTTATACATTAATGACATTACTACCGCGCCGACACCGGAAGCTTTAATGCGCTCCCGTTATACAGCCTACAGCCAAGCCAATATTGATTACATTAAAAAAACAATGCGTGGCAAACCCTTGACAGGCTTCAATGAAATTGACGCAGTAGCCTGGGCTAAACGCGTCGTTTGGCTTAATTTACGCATTGTAAAGGCCTATCTTGATAGTACTAATCAAGTCAAAGGGTATGTGGAATTTATTGCACGTTTTAAAGAGAATAATCAACTATTAACACTTCATGAATTAAGTGAATTTGAATGTGATAATGGAACATGGTTTTATATTGCAGGTCATGCACCTGAAAAACAAAATGCGAAACCTCAACAGAAAGTTTCACGCAATGCACCTTGTCCTTGTGGAAGTCAGAAAAAATTTAAGAATTGCTGCTCAAACTAATGGCTCCATTAATTATTAGAAAAATAGGTTTTATATAACCTCAAATAAATATCATCTTTTTCCATTTGTAATAGTACTTTATTAATACGTTCAATTAATTTTATTTTTTGAGGCAAAGCCATGATAGCTATTCCTTCGCCAAGCATAACGACAGGTGCCATAGGCTTAAATGAATTTCCACCATTTTCATGCCAATAAACCACATCAGAGCGATATAGAAATACAGCAGAGAGGGTTTTATTATTTAAAGCGTCCAGCAAATCCTCAACATCATCATATTGATTGATTTTAAATTGTCCCTGGTAATTATTCACGAGATAATGATACAAAACACCACCACTCAGTTCGTCGCGTATAACACCTACGGTGGTGTTTTTTAAATCCTCTATCGAATCAATATTGCTGTTTTTCAATGTTAAAAACTGACTCTTGGTCAACAGATAAGGCAAACTAAAAATAAAATCGCTCTTCCGACTTTGGGAAATAGTAATTCCAGCAATCGCAAGATCGACCTCTTGATTTTGTAATGCTTTATAGAGTCGGGTGGAATTTTTCTTTGGGATTAACTGACACTCTTCTTGTAAGTATTTGCAAAGTAAGCCCGACAATTCAATATCGAACCCTTGTGTTGCGGATATAATAAATGGCGGATCATAAGTGAGAGTACCGATTTTAATATTGCTATATCCAGAAAAAGAAGTAAAAAGACAAAAGAATAACAATAAAATTTTAACTTGGCTCATTTCAAATCCCTTGATGAAAAACCTTAAAAGATAGTTATATTTTTATTCTTTAAAAATTTAAATTTAGTGAATTTTATCTTTATCAAAAATTATATGCCTATTTGATAAATAGTTTTTGTGAGTAACGATGATAACCAGAATTAGCGAATAAGTCATTTTTCCATTGGTCAAATTGCTATTCAAAAATTGGCGCTCAGTTAAATAAGAATCTATGCTTAAAACATACTATAAGCTGTGGAGAGTTCAATGAAACGAGTAAAAAAGATAAGCACCAAGAAAGAAGCAAAGCAAATTCACCAGGAAGAATTAGAAAAAGTAAATGGCGGTAACGGCCCACAAACTCAAACCTCCTGTACTGTTTATCCAAATGGTTCACGAGTATGTACCGGACAATTAGGACCTTTAGACAAGCCAAAATAATCAATTATGTTGGAGTAGATGAAGAAAAGCCTATCTACTCCAATCGAGAAATTTCAATCTGTTTGGGCAAGTAATTTATTAGTGTATGCAATCGCTAAAGCAGAGGTTAGTAAAGTAATATGAATAACAACTTGCCACATTACAGTATCAAATGATTGCTTACTCGGATCGATAAAGGTTCGTAGCAAATGAATTGAGGAGATACCGATTAGAGCAAGTGCCAGCTTAATTTTCATTGCTCCAGCATCAATATGATCTAACCATTCAGGTTGATCTGGATGATCCCGTAGATTAAGTCGGGAAACAAATGTTTCATAACCGCCCATAATGACCATAATTAATAAATTGGCGATCATAACAACATCAATTAAATCCAAAACACCGAGCATAATTTGTGTGTTATCAGCGCTGTTGATATGTAGCACCAAATGGAATAATTCTGTAATGAATCGATAAGCATAGGCCGTTAAAATTACGAGTAAACCTATATATAAAGGAGCTTGTAACCAACGCCCCATAAAAATTAATTGACTAATGAGATAGGGAAGTTTTTTCATTTTATTATTAACAGCAGTTTCGTTCATAATTTACATTTTGTCAGAACAATAAGATAGTTACATTCCAAATTTTACTTCAAAGGTACACGTAGGTGAAAAGTTGAGGTAAAACAAATGGTGGGCCGTATAGGGGTCGAACCTATGACACAGAGGTTAAGAGCCTCCTGCTCTACCAACTGAGCTAACGGCCCACAGCTTCTTACAGAATAGCGTCTTTAAATAAAAATTCAAGAGGCGAGTCAATCAATAGGCAAGATCTAATCTCGGTAGGTTATACTCGCCTCAGGGACTTCAATATTTTGAACTTCTTGTTTTTTCTTTGGAGTATTCCGAATTTTCATAAACAAACCCAATCTTTTTTCTTTATTTATTTTAAAATAATTTTCCCTTCTTTTTTCTGTTCCATTAAACATTCCTAACTTCGATTGCAATTTGACCGAGAGGCGAGGCTCGACTGACTCAATACTCTCTTTTATGGGAAGTTGCCATTTATGTTCCTCAATGTTGAACCATCTATTATCTTTGCAAGCCCAACGCACGTTGTGCTCATCAGGAGAAAACACTGAAGCAGAATAGTAAAAAATTGGGAGCCCATCTGATCGCAGATAATTCTTAGAAAAAACCCATGCTCTTTGCTGATTGATTTCGTTGGAGCCACAGCAATATATATGAATAGAACCAAATAGATGAGCAATACTTAGCATATCGTAATTAAAACGCATACTAAGCGTTGCCATATCGATAAAAGTAGCCAATTCTTCTTGACTATGATTGGCTATTTGCCCTGGTTTATTTTCGTATCCATGGCCAAGAATGTAGATATTGCTTTTAGCCTTTACAAACTTTTGAGAATACCTGTCGCCAAAATAGATAACTAAAATTTCTTCTTGGGAATTATTTTTATGATTATTAACCCAAATTTGGGCAAGATTGGATAAATCACCCGCCTTATCCTTTAGAAAAGGAATATATAGAATTATCATTTACAAAATTAACAAAAAGATTGTGCGACAAGCTTACTATTTTTTTCTTAATAATTTATTAAGAATCAAATTTAGCTTGCTGATTTCGACATTTAAAATACGTGACTTACATTTTTTTCTTCTAAATTGCTTGCGTAACTCGATACCATTTCTTCATCATTAAGCAGTGGCATTAAAAAATCAGACATATAGGTAATGCGTCTTGCCAATGAGCCTTGCAAGTTAATTAGCGGAATTTTACGTAATTCATTTAATAAATCACTCATTGTTTGAGGCGACGAGTTAAGTATATTTTTTACCTCAGCAATGTGATGACGATTCCAATGACCTGTAAAAAATCTTATCAATCGATTCGATTTTGTATAATCATAAAGTAAGGCCAAAGCATCATGCAAAACTGTTTCACTTGAGATTTCTTCATTTCGCATAGCTTTATCGGAACTGACAGTAGCAATACGTCTATAAGCTGACAGTGTATGAATTTTTGCAAACCAGTCAATTAACTCGCTATGCCCTTTTTCTTTAGCAATTTCAGTTAAAACTGAAATATCTGGAGGATTTTTTTCATGAACCATAGAACAAACGATTGTTTTGACCAGTGAAACATTTCCTTGATGTACTGCTTTCTTTAATCGCTCTGATCTTGCAACCATTAGGTTTTTAGACGCAGTCAACGTAGGTCTTTTATCTGATTGTTTTGACGGCATCTCCGATGACAATTCCTCGTTCCCTGCAGCATCCAATTGCAAAGAGTGTTTTTTCTCTACAAAAGGAGCCATTTTTTTCTTATTATCGGATGATACAAATGGGGAATATTCTGGTTTATCAAACAAGGGAAACAGGGCTGTTTGATTAGTAGTGAATGCTAATGATGCAGCACTATCGATAATATCAGAATTATTTCTAAGGCCTGGAGTACTTAATAGCGCTGAAGCCATCGCTAAATTGCCACTTCGAACCGCGGCAAAAACACCCTCCTTTATTTTTTCATTCTGAGGAGCAAACTCCCCCTCAAGGTGAACAAGTTGTTCGACCGCTTTACAGTTATTTTTCTGTAAAAAATCTGCAAATAAAGAATCAACATTCGCCGACCCAAGATTTTTTAACTTACAAGTTTCGTGAAGACAGGTTGCAATATCTTTGTATTGAGTGCTTCCCCATACTTCTGCCAAACTAAGTAATAATGCTTCTTCATCAAGATGGATTAAACCCTTGTTACATATCTCAGCAATCATAGTAGAATCTTTCTTTTGGAAGGCATTTTGAAAAATTTTTCTTACCGTTTCAGCATCAGGATGTAAGCGTTGATCAAACGATTCATAAATTTTCCTAAGTAGCATACTACTACCTTCTGGTACAATCGTCTCAAGAATTACGTTTGCTACATCCGCCTGCTCTAATGCGCGGTCTCCTGACAATTGTGCGATACAATGTGCAACCATAAACCACGAGGGACTTATCAATGCTCTATGAAACAAAATTCTAAGATCTGATTTTTTGAGTTGACTCTCTCCGGTTAAATTAATTAATAAAGATAAGCCTTCGTAATTTTCGTTCCGGAAAAAATAATCCGCGCCATAACGAGCCAGTGCATAGGTGAAACATTTGCCGGTGGAATTAATAAAATTTTGTTGTATTTCCCAAGACGAGGTTGCTAGAACATTGCGCCAGGTAGAGAGACAGACTTGCTCAACAGGCACCCTGTCTTTAGGTACATCACATAAAACTTTAACACAATCCCAGTGTTGCGCTTCAACAGCTGTTTTAAAGGCCTTATTAATATGCTCCCTTTCCGGAGTAAACCTTAATCCACAAAGCAAACTAATCCCTTCAGAAAAACCAATTTCTGCGGCTTTGTAAATTAAAGAGGAACACAGGCTGTTTGGTATAGTTAAGAGTTCTCGATGCTCGATAAGCAAACGAAATAGAGTCCTGTCTCCAGTGTCAATAACCGTCACGATAATCGCTTCTATCTCTATGCTTCTGAATTTTGCGATAATCTCAGGGACTAAAAATAGTTTCACAATAGCAGAATCACCTTCCTCTATTGCAGTAACAAAAGCCATATAAAAGATATCACCATTAATAAGTCGGAGATAACTATGTTGACTAAGAAGATAAGTAACCAGTTCTTTATTGCTATAATCTACAGCTTCTTCAAGAAGTGAATCTATCTCAGGGTTCCATTGAATCAGATACCAATGACGATTATTCTGACTTAGAATTTCAATAATTTGCCTAGCTAACCATCCATCATGTTCAATTAACAAATTAACCAAAGTTTGCTGGCATTCAAAAATACCCTTTTCCTGAGATAAATCGAACAAGATTGCTAACATAGCTTTCAAATTGAACTGTTCCTTCAATAAGGAAAAACGTTTTTTGATTAATGTTTCTTTGAAATAAGTATCTCGAGTATTTAAATTATCTTTTTCACCTTTACGAATGTAATGAATGAATCTTAATTTGCGATCAAAAATTGGCCAATTTTCTTGCAATTCATGAAAATCGGCATGATCAAAATCTGGTTTACTGAGACTCAATTGGTATAATTGTTCCAACTCTTGCTCAACTTGAAGTTGTAGCTTGTCTAAATAATCAAGTGTTTGAAAGCGAACAATAGCCTGCTCCACCAGTTCCTCTTGTGCACTCTCATCCGCTGACTCACTACTCTCATCCTCGCTGCTGCTCTTATCTTCATCACTTTCGTCAGGAAATTGTAAAAATTGATACTCTTGCCTTACGATGGCTTCATTTTCTTCTGTGAGTAAATCATAAGGTGGTAATAACAACAGATTAATCAACTGCTTATAAAGATAATGGGCCAAAATAAATCTGCCCTCCTCCCTGCACCACACTTGCACGTGGTATAGAAGATGAAATTTCCTGTGTAAATCTATTTTATTATCTGCAAGCAACTTCTCGATATAACCAACGAAAACATTCTGACTAAAAAACTCCTCCATATCGTCACGTTCTAAAAGCAAATACATCGCGATTGCTTCATCTTTATCTAGCAACTGTTGTAAAAGCGATCGTGAAGAAATAAAACTCGATAAATATCTTAATCTTTTAATAAGTTTAATATCTTCATAAGAAGTGAGTAACTGATTAATTAAAAGAGGTAACCCAGAGGATGCAATACCATCTCTATTCAAGACTTTTTGTAAAAGCGTGGTGTAAATTTGCTCTTCTTCATCTGGTTCTTCATCTGAGCTTTCATCATAATAATATTCATCGTAGTACCATAAAAAAACTTGAAACAGAAATTCTGCTCCAAATAATTCATATAACGCTTTAAATGTTTCAGCATCCAAGCTAGCACCCGATAATTCGATTTCAACAATATCAACAGACTTAAGATCCTCTTTAGAGATTTTGCCTTGCAGATTAAAATTTTGAAACGCCTCATGTTGAGCTCGACATTTAACAGCTGCCTTAGCTAAGTCTTTGGTATTCTCATGAGAAGCTAATAAATTATAAAATACGTTTACTGGATTATTTTCATCATCAAGAATATGTAGATTAAATCCCAAAAATGCATGTAATAAACCCGATTTAAGAATTGCTTCATGGGTTATATTCTGCTGACATAGCCAGATAACGAAAGCAGCAAGTTGATGGGGTTTATCAAAATAATCTTTTAACAAGGTAAGTATAATTGCTGGTTTTTTGATTTTTTTTAATTTTACGGAGATCTCTTCTACTAAAGTTTCTAATGTAGGTTGCTGCTGAGACGCTGATTGAGATTTTCTAAGTTCAATTAACGCAGCACCCTTTGTATAGATAGAGCGCAATTTTTCCTCTTGTCCATAAAAAGAAATTGCATTGCTCTCTTCTTTATCAAGAAAAACAGTAAATACTGTGCCAATTTTCTGCTGAAATACAAATTGTTCTGCCTTCGATTTGCCTTTCTCCTGGTGCTTTTCGGCGAGCCACAAAATAATCGCTTTGTAGATATTTTGCGATAAATCTTGATGTTTTGCACAGAATGCTAAAAATTTTACAGCCTCGTCCAATACAGACTGCTGGGAACTATTGTCCAATTGCTTCAGACACTCTTTTTGCAGTTCAGCGAGGATTTCTGAGAAACATTGCATCTCTGAGGACAAGGGAAATACACCGCCACTTGTCGTAAGCCACCGTATTAAATCGAGGAGCTGCTGGAAAGTCATACCGAAGTCCTGCAATAACAAATTAGAGCGACATTGTATATTAATCAGGCACGGCAATGAAACAAAACTGGATTGGTGTTCACTTAAGAAAATCTAGAAAACAACAGGCCTTTAGAGTCCCTGTCATTCCATTTTTTCTCTGGGGCGTGTTGTCATCCCATCGTCTACGTGCCCTATTAACTATCTAACTTTTTGATGGCATTCATTATTACTAGCGATTATCTGGGGTTTGTCCTTCATCATCTTCCCCTTCCTCAGTAGTCCTAATTCCTTCGTCTTCTTCATCATCACTATGTTCTTCTTGTTGTAAGCGCTTTTTCCAATCTAGAGAATTAGTTTTCTCCATTTTATTAGCAAATAATGTGGGGGCAGCATTAAGATCCAACATCTCAACGGGTATGTTTTCAATCTTTTTAACTTTGCCCTTTTTATCAACGCTCTCTTCTGGTTCTTTAACTTGTTGTTCACGCTTAATAGCAGCAGTTTTATTTAATGTTTGTGCATGAATATCTTGCTCGTGTTGTTCAACAAGACCAGGGATATTAACACTGGCAACGCGGTCACTATATACCTTAGCGATTTGAGCCACCATTTCTTCATCATTTGTCATTTTTTCTTCAATCTGTGACTGCATTTTTTGCTGATGCTGTTGTTCACGAAAAATCTTAAACCCCAAAAGACCGCCTGCAAATGCAGCTACAGCTAACGATAGAGCAGCGACAGCAATAACCGCTGCAATAGGAACACCAACGCCTGGCACTATTAAAGCAAAAGCTGCAATTGCTAAAGCAAAACCAGTTAAAGAAGCAACATAGCCTGCGCCTTTTACCCATTTTTCTTCAGTAGACCAATATTTTTTATCCAACTGCTGGCGCCCAACAAAATCACTTTTTGCCGGATCATTGAGAATGCTTTCTAGTTGCTCAACTTCTTCCATAGTGGCTGGAGAAACCTGACGCTCCCCCAAAGACTTTGCATGAAACTCTTCGTAAAGGCCGGCGCTTTGTTTGGCAAAATCAATAGCGCCATACCCTAAGACTGCTGCTCCCAAAACCAAGCCTGGAATAATCAATGGTGGGAAAGCAATACTTAGCACTGCTGCACCAACTACAAGCAATGTTCCCAATCCCATCCATAACACATCAGTCAAGAGTTTTTTACGCCTATCGGTTTCTTTCAGATAAGACAAACGAGTATCAGCCAACAATTGAGCATTTTGTTCTATAAGAGTCACTGAAGCAAGATTTGCTAAATCTTGATAAGACTCCCTAATTAATAAATCCTCAATTAATAACGTTCTCTGCGCTTCAAATTGTTTTGGATCCGTTTCATTCTTTAAAGAATCTAATTGTTTCCTCCACTGCTCAAAGTAAGGATGTTCTACGAACCATGCAGGCAAATCTTGTAAGGATTTAACCTCGTTAGTCGTTACCTCCAGCAATAAACCGTGAAGGTAATGGAAGAAACGAAAATCCTCCAATGGTTTCTCCAAATCACCTTCCAGAGCTAATTTTGCTTTTAAATTTGTCATTAATTGATTAAATCGTTGCTGCTGCAGAAGAAATATTTCTTTAGAATCGGCATGCAGCATACCCTTGATCGACTCTTGAACCGCTATAAGAATTTTTTGCTGCAATTGTTTTGTTTCTGCAGAAGAATTTTTATCGATGAGATCATTTGTTATTGCTTTTATCTGATGCTCAATAATTAGTGCCGCAGTCAATTCTAATCTCAGTGCTTCCTGATTAAACGATTCAATACTTTGATTCAAATTTTTGGCCATAGATATCTCAAATTTTCTCGATAAATATCGATTTAGTGAATAGGCAATTATTCAACATTATAGCAATCTTGTTGAGCTTACGATCTCATTCCATTAGCTACAATATATTTAAGCAATTAATTAATCGGAATTTATGGATATTAAAAAGAAATTATCTCACGCTATCACTACTAAACGTCCGATAGAATGCCTCTATCATGGCAAAAAAAGATTTATTGAACCTTATCACTATGGAAATTTAGGCGGTGATGAGCAATTGCACTGCTTTCAATACAAAGGAGACAGTGACTCTGGTGGTTTACCTCAATGGAGAAACTTTAAACTCTGCGAGATGTACGCTATCCGGCTCCTTAAATCACGCTTTACGGTTAGAGCAAGCTATCACCCTGA contains:
- a CDS encoding glutathione S-transferase family protein, producing the protein MIILYQFPGVWGLPNASPFCLKIETYLRMAEIPYEIRFVMNPKKAPKGKLPFIKIDDKVIPDSEFIIDYLVSKFGDPLDRNLTKEEKALTILLDNTFAERLYWIMLYLRWQDEFGWSHLREPFFTKLPKFAKLFVPNAVRKATKKALYLQGIGRHNLDEVKQMGYKTLDALAVTLGEKKYFHGDELTSIDATAFGFLANIAWLPFADPLKVCLQTHINLLNYCDRIWSSFYPEIPKPFGITST
- a CDS encoding YchJ family protein → MNKCPCGSSSDYATCCGLYINDITTAPTPEALMRSRYTAYSQANIDYIKKTMRGKPLTGFNEIDAVAWAKRVVWLNLRIVKAYLDSTNQVKGYVEFIARFKENNQLLTLHELSEFECDNGTWFYIAGHAPEKQNAKPQQKVSRNAPCPCGSQKKFKNCCSN
- a CDS encoding transporter substrate-binding domain-containing protein, encoding MSQVKILLLFFCLFTSFSGYSNIKIGTLTYDPPFIISATQGFDIELSGLLCKYLQEECQLIPKKNSTRLYKALQNQEVDLAIAGITISQSRKSDFIFSLPYLLTKSQFLTLKNSNIDSIEDLKNTTVGVIRDELSGGVLYHYLVNNYQGQFKINQYDDVEDLLDALNNKTLSAVFLYRSDVVYWHENGGNSFKPMAPVVMLGEGIAIMALPQKIKLIERINKVLLQMEKDDIYLRLYKTYFSNN
- a CDS encoding TIGR00645 family protein, with amino-acid sequence MNETAVNNKMKKLPYLISQLIFMGRWLQAPLYIGLLVILTAYAYRFITELFHLVLHINSADNTQIMLGVLDLIDVVMIANLLIMVIMGGYETFVSRLNLRDHPDQPEWLDHIDAGAMKIKLALALIGISSIHLLRTFIDPSKQSFDTVMWQVVIHITLLTSALAIAYTNKLLAQTD
- a CDS encoding DUF5617 domain-containing protein, which codes for MTFQQLLDLIRWLTTSGGVFPLSSEMQCFSEILAELQKECLKQLDNSSQQSVLDEAVKFLAFCAKHQDLSQNIYKAIILWLAEKHQEKGKSKAEQFVFQQKIGTVFTVFLDKEESNAISFYGQEEKLRSIYTKGAALIELRKSQSASQQQPTLETLVEEISVKLKKIKKPAIILTLLKDYFDKPHQLAAFVIWLCQQNITHEAILKSGLLHAFLGFNLHILDDENNPVNVFYNLLASHENTKDLAKAAVKCRAQHEAFQNFNLQGKISKEDLKSVDIVEIELSGASLDAETFKALYELFGAEFLFQVFLWYYDEYYYDESSDEEPDEEEQIYTTLLQKVLNRDGIASSGLPLLINQLLTSYEDIKLIKRLRYLSSFISSRSLLQQLLDKDEAIAMYLLLERDDMEEFFSQNVFVGYIEKLLADNKIDLHRKFHLLYHVQVWCREEGRFILAHYLYKQLINLLLLPPYDLLTEENEAIVRQEYQFLQFPDESDEDKSSSEDESSESADESAQEELVEQAIVRFQTLDYLDKLQLQVEQELEQLYQLSLSKPDFDHADFHELQENWPIFDRKLRFIHYIRKGEKDNLNTRDTYFKETLIKKRFSLLKEQFNLKAMLAILFDLSQEKGIFECQQTLVNLLIEHDGWLARQIIEILSQNNRHWYLIQWNPEIDSLLEEAVDYSNKELVTYLLSQHSYLRLINGDIFYMAFVTAIEEGDSAIVKLFLVPEIIAKFRSIEIEAIIVTVIDTGDRTLFRLLIEHRELLTIPNSLCSSLIYKAAEIGFSEGISLLCGLRFTPEREHINKAFKTAVEAQHWDCVKVLCDVPKDRVPVEQVCLSTWRNVLATSSWEIQQNFINSTGKCFTYALARYGADYFFRNENYEGLSLLINLTGESQLKKSDLRILFHRALISPSWFMVAHCIAQLSGDRALEQADVANVILETIVPEGSSMLLRKIYESFDQRLHPDAETVRKIFQNAFQKKDSTMIAEICNKGLIHLDEEALLLSLAEVWGSTQYKDIATCLHETCKLKNLGSANVDSLFADFLQKNNCKAVEQLVHLEGEFAPQNEKIKEGVFAAVRSGNLAMASALLSTPGLRNNSDIIDSAASLAFTTNQTALFPLFDKPEYSPFVSSDNKKKMAPFVEKKHSLQLDAAGNEELSSEMPSKQSDKRPTLTASKNLMVARSERLKKAVHQGNVSLVKTIVCSMVHEKNPPDISVLTEIAKEKGHSELIDWFAKIHTLSAYRRIATVSSDKAMRNEEISSETVLHDALALLYDYTKSNRLIRFFTGHWNRHHIAEVKNILNSSPQTMSDLLNELRKIPLINLQGSLARRITYMSDFLMPLLNDEEMVSSYASNLEEKNVSHVF